A window of Pseudomonas monteilii contains these coding sequences:
- a CDS encoding geranylgeranyl pyrophosphate synthase yields MAAHLSATIDTGIDIHLQQLREGLERRLDSLLPVAGNERDLVALAMRDGTLAPGKRLRPLLLMLATEGLGGPAQAALDLGCAVEMVHAASLVLDDLPCMDDALMRRGRPTVHLTFGQDVAILAAIALLSRAFAVIAAIEDVPALARTQLVTRLSEAVGSQGLVQGQFQDLHDGTQARTAAQIATTNQLKTGVLFSSILDMACIISDASPHCRALLGQFAQDLGQAFQLHDDLCDCDPASGKDLGKDAGKSTLVALCGEAEVRERLLEHLARADDCLAQSLGGSDTLGRYVQAMFAKMRG; encoded by the coding sequence ATGGCCGCACACTTGTCCGCAACTATAGACACAGGGATCGACATTCACCTGCAGCAGCTGCGCGAGGGCTTGGAGCGTCGGCTCGACAGCCTGTTGCCGGTGGCGGGCAACGAGCGTGACCTGGTGGCGCTGGCGATGCGTGACGGCACCTTGGCGCCGGGCAAGCGCCTGCGTCCGCTGCTGCTGATGCTCGCCACCGAAGGCCTGGGTGGCCCGGCGCAGGCGGCCCTGGACCTGGGCTGCGCCGTGGAGATGGTGCATGCCGCCTCGCTGGTGCTGGACGACCTGCCGTGCATGGACGATGCGTTGATGCGCCGTGGCCGTCCGACCGTGCACCTGACGTTCGGCCAGGACGTGGCCATTCTGGCGGCGATCGCGCTGCTGTCGCGGGCCTTCGCGGTGATCGCGGCGATCGAGGACGTCCCGGCCCTGGCGCGTACCCAGTTGGTGACCCGGTTGTCCGAGGCCGTGGGTAGTCAGGGGTTGGTGCAGGGGCAGTTCCAGGACCTGCACGACGGCACCCAGGCGCGCACCGCTGCGCAGATCGCCACCACCAACCAGCTCAAGACGGGGGTGCTGTTCAGTTCCATCCTGGACATGGCCTGCATCATCAGCGACGCCTCGCCCCATTGCCGGGCGCTGCTCGGGCAGTTCGCCCAGGACCTGGGCCAGGCCTTCCAGCTGCATGACGACCTGTGTGATTGTGACCCGGCCAGTGGCAAGGACCTCGGTAAGGATGCCGGCAAGTCGACGCTGGTGGCGCTGTGTGGCGAGGCCGAGGTACGTGAGCGGCTGTTGGAGCACTTGGCACGGGCGGATGACTGTCTGGCGCAGAGTTTGGGGGGGAGCGATACCTTGGGGCGGTATGTGCAGGCGATGTTTGCCAAGATGCGGGGGTGA
- a CDS encoding type 2 isopentenyl-diphosphate Delta-isomerase (catalyzes the isomerization of isopentenyl pyrophosphate to dimethylallyl diphosphate) — translation MREPDLTRRKDEHLDIVLDPRRATVDVDAGWSAIRFEHCALPELDLRQIDLRSQLLGIALDAPLLISSMTGGARRATHINRHLAEAAQELGIAMGVGSQRVSLTSVHDHGLTRELRRLAPRIPLLGNLGAAQLLQPDGLDLAQRAVDSLEANGLIIHFNPLQEAVQPEGDRDWRGVLAHLERLTQRLPVPVIAKEVGAGISAAVARQLVEAGVQVIDVAGAGGTSWAAVEAERAVSASDRAVADAFAGWGIPAATCVRQVREALPETPLIASGGIATGLDAAKAIRLGADLVGQAAGVLVAATDSTEAVVEHFRILLQQLRIACFCTGSADLAALRQAPLLP, via the coding sequence ATGCGCGAACCCGACCTGACCCGTCGCAAGGATGAACACCTGGACATCGTGCTGGACCCCCGCCGCGCGACCGTCGACGTCGATGCCGGCTGGTCGGCGATCCGTTTCGAACACTGCGCCCTGCCAGAGCTGGACCTGCGCCAGATCGACCTGCGCAGCCAACTGCTGGGCATCGCGCTGGACGCCCCCCTGCTGATCAGCTCCATGACCGGCGGGGCGCGTCGCGCGACCCACATCAACCGGCACCTGGCCGAAGCGGCGCAGGAACTGGGCATCGCCATGGGCGTAGGCTCGCAGCGGGTCAGCCTGACCTCGGTGCATGACCATGGCCTGACCCGCGAACTGCGCCGACTGGCCCCGCGCATCCCCCTGCTGGGCAACCTGGGCGCGGCGCAGTTGCTCCAGCCCGATGGCCTGGACCTGGCGCAACGCGCGGTCGACAGCCTCGAGGCCAATGGCCTGATCATCCACTTCAACCCCTTGCAGGAAGCCGTACAGCCGGAAGGCGATCGCGACTGGCGCGGGGTGCTGGCGCATCTGGAGCGCTTGACCCAGCGCTTGCCGGTGCCGGTGATCGCAAAAGAGGTCGGCGCCGGGATCTCGGCGGCGGTCGCACGGCAACTGGTGGAGGCCGGGGTGCAGGTGATCGACGTGGCCGGTGCCGGCGGCACCAGCTGGGCGGCGGTGGAAGCCGAGCGCGCCGTGTCGGCCAGTGACCGTGCCGTGGCCGACGCCTTCGCCGGCTGGGGCATTCCGGCGGCCACCTGTGTGCGCCAGGTGCGCGAAGCCTTGCCCGAAACGCCACTGATCGCCTCGGGCGGCATCGCCACTGGCCTGGACGCCGCCAAGGCGATCCGCCTGGGCGCCGACCTGGTCGGCCAGGCCGCCGGGGTGCTGGTCGCCGCCACGGATTCCACCGAGGCGGTGGTCGAGCATTTCCGTATCCTCCTGCAGCAGCTGCGCATCGCCTGCTTCTGCACCGGCTCGGCCGATCTGGCCGCCTTGCGTCAGGCGCCTCTGCTGCCATGA